GGCGAGATTGCCGGCGTCGGCGTCAGGATCGGCCTGCGCCATCAAGTCGGCATTGGCCTTCTCGACATCCTCGTCCGAGTAAGGCACGCCGAGCCGCCGCAGCGCCGTGAGATTGGCCGAGGCATCGGCGATCTTGAGCGGCGCATCCTTGAGGAAGCCGTATTGCGGCATGATGCTTTCGGGCACCACCGCTTGCGGATCCTCAAGGTGCTGGACATGCCATTCGTCCGAATAGCGCCCGCCCACGCGCGCCAGGTCCGGCCCGGTGCGCTTCGATCCCCACTGGAATGGATGGTCGTACATGCTCTCGGCGGCGAGGCTGTAGTGGCCATAGCGTTCGACCTCGTCGCGGAACGGCCGGATCATCTGGCTGTGGCAGGTGTAGCAACCCTCGCGGATGTAGATGTCGCGTCCCGCCAGTTCGAGCGGGGAGTAGGGGCGCATGCCCTCTACTTCCTCGATCGTGTTGTCGATCCAGAACAGCGGTGCGATCTCCACCACGCCTCCGATGGCGACGGTGACGAGGGTGGCCACCCCAAGCAGGGTTACATTGCGCTCGAGCTTCTTGTGGCGCTCGGCAAAGCCTTTCTTCTCAGTGCTCATCGCTGGGGATCCTATTCAGCCGGAACCGCGCTGATCGGGCGATCGGCGGCCTCGTCGTGCGGGGTTTCGGTCATCGGCGCTTCTTCACGCAGGTTCCCGGCGATCGTCTGCCACACATTGTAGATCATGATGACGAAGCCGGTGAGGTAGAGCAGGCCGCCGAAGGCGCGCAGCGCGAACATTGGCTTGAGCGCGGCGACCGTGTCGGCGAAGCTGTTCACCAGGTAGCCGTCGGCGCCGTACTCGGCCCACATCAGGCCCTGGGTCACGCCTGCCACCCACATGCTCGCGGCGTAGAAGACGATGCCGACGGTCGCGAGCCAGAAGTGCCAGTTGATCATGCGCAGGCTGTAGAGCCGCTCGCGCTTCCACAGGCGCGGTACGAGATAGTACACGCAGGCGAAGGTGATCATGCCGTTCCAGCCCAAGGCGCCGGAGTGAACGTGGCCAATGGTCCAGTCGGTATAGTGCGACAGGCTGTTGACCCACTTGATGCTCATCATCGGGCCTTCGAAGGTGCTCATGCCGTAGAAGGCGAGCGCAATCACCATCATGCGGATGATCGGGTCGGTGCGCA
This region of Altererythrobacter sp. CAU 1644 genomic DNA includes:
- the ccoO gene encoding cytochrome-c oxidase, cbb3-type subunit II produces the protein MSTEKKGFAERHKKLERNVTLLGVATLVTVAIGGVVEIAPLFWIDNTIEEVEGMRPYSPLELAGRDIYIREGCYTCHSQMIRPFRDEVERYGHYSLAAESMYDHPFQWGSKRTGPDLARVGGRYSDEWHVQHLEDPQAVVPESIMPQYGFLKDAPLKIADASANLTALRRLGVPYSDEDVEKANADLMAQADPDADAGNLAERYPKAQIRDFDGDPDRVTEMDALVAYLQMLGTLVDVNSAAAQEKLATEKGR